Proteins encoded together in one Telopea speciosissima isolate NSW1024214 ecotype Mountain lineage chromosome 6, Tspe_v1, whole genome shotgun sequence window:
- the LOC122663743 gene encoding protein TORNADO 2 codes for MAMSNNVIGAINFVGVLLSIPIIGAGIWLMNEPDNACVKILQWPVIILGIVILVVALTGFIGAFWRIPWLLIFYLIAMLILIILLACLVVFIYMVTIKGSAHIAPSRAYLEYHLDDYSGWLRRRVQSSFKWDQIRNCLGSTSMCSELNQSYHFAQDFFNARLTPLQSGCCKPPTQCGYTFVNPTYWISPIYTAADMDCLQWSNDQTQLCYACDSCKAGLLANLKKEWRRVDVILVITLIALICVYLMGCCAFRNAKTEDLFRRYKQGYT; via the exons ATGGCTATGAGCAACAATGTCATCGGAGCCATCAACTTTGTTGGTGTTCTCCTTTCCATTCCAATCATAGGTGCAGGAATCTGGCTCATGAATGAACCTGACAATGCTTGTGTTAAGATACTTCAATGGCCTGTCATCATTTTGGGTATAGTGATCTTGGTTGTAGCACTAACAGGTTTCATTGGAGCTTTTTGGCGCATTCCTTGGCTCCTCATCTTCTACCTTATTGCAATGCTTATCCTTATAATACTGCTAGCATGTCTAGTAGTATTCATTTATATGGTCACTATTAAGGGTTCAGCTCACATTGCTCCTAGTAGAGCCTATCTGGAGTATCATCTTGATGACTACTCCGGTTGGCTACGACGAAGAGTGCAGAGTTCTTTCAAGTGGGATCAGATTCGAAATTGTCTTGGCTCCACCAGCATGTGTTCAGAATTGAATCAGAGTTACCATTTTGCACAGGATTTCTTCAATGCACGCCTTACCCCCTTACAG TCCGGATGCTGCAAGCCACCGACCCAATGCGGGTACACGTTTGTGAATCCGACATACTGGATTAGTCCGATATATACCGCGGCCGACATGGATTGCTTGCAGTGGAGTAATGATCAAACCCAACTTTGTTATGCCTGTGACTCATGCAAAGCAGGTTTACTAGCTAATCTTAAGAAGGAATGGAGGAGAGTAGATGTCATCTTAGTCATCACTCTGATTGCTCTGATATGTGTTTACTTGATGGGTTGTTGTGCCTTCAGAAATGCTAAGACTGAAGATCTGTTTCGTAGATACAAGCAAGGTTATACTTAG
- the LOC122665540 gene encoding uncharacterized protein LOC122665540, whose protein sequence is MNLIGKITPPTTKEHCFFIVARNYFTKWVEVVPMKSVSHADIIQFLKQHIIRRFGLLETITYDNGSVFSGGDVDRFASEYGIPITFSTSYYAQGNGQAESSNKVLKAILAEVIDDNPRSWVEMLSRVLWAFRTSQRSTTGITPYALTFGHDVVLPMEVIIQLARVARQHDLTPQRYAKAMLSELEDMDEKRLQALDHLHVQKLTIARAYNKKEEFIG, encoded by the exons ATGAATTTAATTGGAAAAATCACCCCACCTACTACTAAAGAGCATTGCTTTTTCATAGTGGCAAGAAATTATTTTACTAAGTGGGTAGAGGTTGTTCCAATGAAATCGGTTAGTCACGCCGATATCATTCAGTTTTTAAAACAACATATTATTCGTCGCTTTGGTCTTCTAGAAACCATTACTTATGATAATGGTAGTGTTTTCTCAGGAGGAGATGTTGATCGGTTTGCTTCTGAATATGGAATACCGATCACCTTTTCAACATCGTATTACGCACAAGGGAATGGTCAGGCAGAATCCAGTAATAAAGTTTTGAAAGCAATTTTGGCTGAAGTCATAGATGATAACCCTAGAAGTTGGGTAGAAATGTTGTCTAGAGTATTATGGGCCTTTAGAACATCACAACGGTCAACTACTGGTATTACCCCTTATGCCTTGACTTTTGGGCATGATGTCGTTCTGCCTATGGAGGTCATTATTCAGTTGGCAAGGGTAGCCCGACAACACGACCTAACTCCTCAGAGATACGCAAAAGCCATGCTTTCGGAGTTAGAAGATATGGATGAAAAACGTTTACAAGCTTTAGACCATTTACATGTGCAAAAGCTAACGATTGCAAGGGCCTATAACAAAAAG GAGGAGTTTATAGGTTGA
- the LOC122665541 gene encoding uncharacterized protein LOC122665541 produces the protein MAETETPLKRLREETEEEEEIEETKRHRPYHDLLSILEDEEEEPHQDDLSSLMTTLQQKLSPSEPHSLSSLPETTATPSETVSIDPPTTSIANIDTRSFKEEGEQKGSTIIRHLLEASNDELGIPKTQIRLQTKYEDEDISGGVYSGGSNNGEDGTTISLFDFPDGLWDFEDFDHETA, from the coding sequence ATGGCAGAAACTGAAACACCATTGAAACGCCTgagagaagaaacagaggaggaagaggaaattGAGGAAACAAAGCGCCATAGACCATACCATGACTTATTGTCTATTCtggaagatgaggaagaggagccTCACCAGGATGATCTGTCTTCTCTTATGACAACCCTCCAGCAAAAACTCTCCCCCTCAGAACCTCACTCTTTATCTTCTTTACCCGAAACTACTGCTACTCCCTCAGAAACCGTTTCTATCGATCCCCCAACCACCAGTATTGCCAATATTGACACCAGGTCCTTCAAGGAGGAGGGAGAACAGAAGGGGAGTACTATTATAAGACATCTTCTTGAAGCATCAAATGACGAACTTGGAATTCCAAAGACACAGATCAGATTGCAGACAAAGTATGAAGACGAAGACATCAGTGGAGGAGTATACTCTGGTGGCAGTAATAATGGTGAAGATGGAACAACGATCTCCTTGTTTGATTTTCCTGATGGGTTGTGGGATTTCGAAGACTTTGATCATGAAACTGCTTAA